In Nicotiana tabacum cultivar K326 chromosome 19, ASM71507v2, whole genome shotgun sequence, one DNA window encodes the following:
- the LOC107785311 gene encoding uncharacterized protein LOC107785311 isoform X1 translates to MTSACSNNPLISSSFLLHSLKSPNVSIFFPKFSNPISSIPYIQMNSNNKSPIGNSKNPTQRRSKSPGKYKPRYGTSRKSTLKKSLSQEQVNFTKPIPEDPVVGIIGGGMSGLACALYLEKRGIRSTVFDTGIHGLGGRMGTRMIDHQPLIFDHAAQFFTVTNPKFVELVDDWLKRGLVREWQGTIGELELGGHFVPFPSSPPKYIGVNGMRPLADSLLSQTSLVNVVRPCWVSTLEPFNGTWHLSEKEKPCGQFDAIVIAHNGKCANRLLASSGLPLIARQMKRLELSPIWALLAAFEDPLPTALNAESLPFEGAFVKGVESVSWMANNTKKLLGRDSGPQCWTFFSTAAFGKQNKVPQESIPAATAERVKEAMLEGVEKALGLSKNSLQRPFYTRLQLWGAALPTNTPGIPCIFDPQGRAGICGDWLLGSSLEAAAISGIALADHIADYFEQGGPCSDEFAVGLHDEYKPLGGHDIGQFPGLESVDQTTKAPALTLTT, encoded by the exons ATGACCAGCGCTTGCAGCAACAACCCCCTCATCTCCTCTTCCTTCCTTCTCCATTCTCTCAAATCTCCAAATGTAtccattttcttccccaaattctCCAACCCAATTTCATCAATTCCCTACATTCAAATGAACTCCAACAACAAATCACCTATAGGAAATTCCAAGAATCCCACACAAAGAAGAAGTAAAAGTCCAGGAAAATACAAACCCAGATATGGAACTTCAAGGAAATCAACTCTGAAGAAAAGTTTGAGTCAAGAACAAGTTAATTTCACTAAACCAATTCCTGAAGATCCTGTGGTTGGTATTATTGGAGGTGGCATGTCTGGCCTTGCCTGTGCTCTTTACTTGGAGAAAAGGGGCATTCGCTCCACTGTTTTTGACACG GGAATACATGGGTTGGGAGGAAGAATGGGAACGAGAATGATTGATCATCAGCCTTTGATATTTGACCATGCAGCTCAGTTCTTCACGGTGACCAACCCGAAATTTGTCGAGCTAGTTGATGACTGGTTGAAGAGGGGTTTGGTTCGGGAATGGCAGGGTACAATTGGCGAGCTTGAACTTGGTGGGCATTTTGTTCCATTTCCTTCTTCGCCTCCCAAATATATAGGGGTCAATGGAATGCGCCCACTTGCGGATTCATTACTATCTCAG ACTTCTTTGGTCAATGTGGTACGCCCTTGTTGGGTAAGTACACTTGAACCATTTAACGGGACGTGGCACTTGAGTGAGAAGGAAAAGCCTTGTGGGCAGTTTGATGCAATTGTCATTGCACATAATG GAAAATGTGCAAATAGATTGCTCGCATCATCAGGCTTACCTCTCATTGCAAGACAAATGAAG agacttgaactcagtcctataTGGGCTCTTCTTGCTGCATTTGAGGATCCTCTGCCTACTGCACTAAATGCAGAGTCCCTTCCCTTTGAAGGGGCTTTTgtaaaaggagttgaatctgtcTCATGGATGGCAAACAACACTAAGAAACTCTTAGGCAGAGATAGTGGTCCACAATGTTGGACATTTTTCAGCACTGCAGCATTTGGAAAGCAGAACAAAGTTCCCCAG GAAAGTATTCCAGCTGCGACGGCAGAGAGAGTGAAGGAAGCTATGCTTGAGGGTGTTGAGAAGGCTCTAGGACTGTCAAAAAATTCACTCCAAAGGCCATTTTATACCAGATTACAACTATG GGGTGCAGCTCTTCCAACCAACACTCCTGGAATTCCATGCATCTTTGATCCTCAAGGAAGAGCTGGTATATGTGGTGACTGGCTGCTTGGCTCAAGTTTAGAAGCTGCAGCTATAAGTGGCATAGCTCTTGCTGATCAT ATTGCAGATTACTTCGAACAAGGTGGACCGTGCTCAGATGAGTTTGCTGTTGGTTTGCACGATGAATATAAGCCACTTGGAGGACATGACATAGGGCAGTTCCCAGGACTGGAATCTGTTGATCAGACCACAAAGGCCCCGGCTTTAACACTCACTACATGA
- the LOC107785311 gene encoding uncharacterized protein LOC107785311 isoform X2, with translation MRPLADSLLSQTSLVNVVRPCWVSTLEPFNGTWHLSEKEKPCGQFDAIVIAHNGKCANRLLASSGLPLIARQMKRLELSPIWALLAAFEDPLPTALNAESLPFEGAFVKGVESVSWMANNTKKLLGRDSGPQCWTFFSTAAFGKQNKVPQESIPAATAERVKEAMLEGVEKALGLSKNSLQRPFYTRLQLWGAALPTNTPGIPCIFDPQGRAGICGDWLLGSSLEAAAISGIALADHIADYFEQGGPCSDEFAVGLHDEYKPLGGHDIGQFPGLESVDQTTKAPALTLTT, from the exons ATGCGCCCACTTGCGGATTCATTACTATCTCAG ACTTCTTTGGTCAATGTGGTACGCCCTTGTTGGGTAAGTACACTTGAACCATTTAACGGGACGTGGCACTTGAGTGAGAAGGAAAAGCCTTGTGGGCAGTTTGATGCAATTGTCATTGCACATAATG GAAAATGTGCAAATAGATTGCTCGCATCATCAGGCTTACCTCTCATTGCAAGACAAATGAAG agacttgaactcagtcctataTGGGCTCTTCTTGCTGCATTTGAGGATCCTCTGCCTACTGCACTAAATGCAGAGTCCCTTCCCTTTGAAGGGGCTTTTgtaaaaggagttgaatctgtcTCATGGATGGCAAACAACACTAAGAAACTCTTAGGCAGAGATAGTGGTCCACAATGTTGGACATTTTTCAGCACTGCAGCATTTGGAAAGCAGAACAAAGTTCCCCAG GAAAGTATTCCAGCTGCGACGGCAGAGAGAGTGAAGGAAGCTATGCTTGAGGGTGTTGAGAAGGCTCTAGGACTGTCAAAAAATTCACTCCAAAGGCCATTTTATACCAGATTACAACTATG GGGTGCAGCTCTTCCAACCAACACTCCTGGAATTCCATGCATCTTTGATCCTCAAGGAAGAGCTGGTATATGTGGTGACTGGCTGCTTGGCTCAAGTTTAGAAGCTGCAGCTATAAGTGGCATAGCTCTTGCTGATCAT ATTGCAGATTACTTCGAACAAGGTGGACCGTGCTCAGATGAGTTTGCTGTTGGTTTGCACGATGAATATAAGCCACTTGGAGGACATGACATAGGGCAGTTCCCAGGACTGGAATCTGTTGATCAGACCACAAAGGCCCCGGCTTTAACACTCACTACATGA